In Clostridium omnivorum, the DNA window AGCACTGTATTATATGATTTTGTATAGTAAGATTAGTAACATTTCTTTCCTTTGCTATGTCTTCTATGGATTTACCTTGTCTATATAAATCTAGAGAAATTATATGGCTAGGGGTTGCCTCTTCCTTCTTTCCCTTAGCTACTTTGCTCTTCTGCTCACTTTCCGTGTCTATAACAATGCTCTTGCGTTCCTTATACTTATTTACAGCTTCTAAAAATACTTCTCCATATTTTGCAAGCTTAGCTTCTCCTATACCCTTAATGTTCAACATATCCTCCAAACTGCTAGGCATATATTGACTTAGTTCCTTAAGTGTACTATCTGCAAAAATAATATAAGGCGGAACCTTTTCTCTCTCTGAAATTTCTTTTCTCAGTGCCCTTAACTCCTCAAATAGGGAATCCTGAGTTACAGTTTTTTGCTTCTTCTTTCTTACCTTTTGGAATACTTGTTCCTTTAGCTTTAAAACATCAATTGCCTTTTGCCTCAATCTAACCATTGGAAACTGTCCTTCAGTCATTATTAAGTATTCATCTGCTATAAGTACATTTATTAAATCCTTAATTTCTTGAACTGTGTAATTTTTCATTATTCCATAAGTAGATAATTCATCAAACCCAAGCTCATAAATTTTCTTATTTTTAGAGCCCCTAAGTACCTCTGCTATTAGTGTTGTTCCATAGCGTTCTTTCATTCTAAGTATGCAGGAGAATATCTTCTGAGCATCTATTGTAATATCAACCAGCTCTCTGTCATCATTACAGGTGCTGCAGTTGCCGCAGTTTTCCTTAACATTCTCTTCGCCAAAGTATTCTAATATATATTTTCTAAGGCACTTTGGTGTATGGCAATAGTCAACAACATTCTGCAGTCTTTTATATTCAAATCTCTTTCGTTCTTCATTCATCATGTTTTGTTCTATAAGATACTTTTGGAGAAGTACATCCTGCGCGCCGAAAAGTAAGATACACTCACTAGGTTCACCATCTCTTCCAGCACGACCAGCTTCTTGATAATAAGCCTCCATATTTTTAGGCATATTATAGTGGATTACATATCTTACATTAGATTTATCAATACCCATTCCAAAAGCATTAGTAGCTACCATAATCTTAATATCATCATATAAAAAAGCTTCTTGATTGTTTACTCTTTCCTCATCGGATAAACCTGCATGGTACTTGCCTACTGAAAAGCCTTTATCCTTAAGCCATTCATAGGTTGATTCTACCTCTTTTCTGGTGGCACCGTATATAATACCAGTTTCAGCTTTATTTTCTTGCAGGTATTGAAGTATATATTCTCTTTTATTCTCTCCTCTTATTACTGAAAAGGTTAGGTTTTCTCTATCAAAGCCAGTGGTAAATACCGCTGGGCAATTTAGCTGAAGTAATCTTATGATATCATATTTAACTTCTTCTGTTGCAGTAGCTGTAAAAGCTGTAACCACTGGCCTAGTGTCAAGTGCTTTTATGAATGAGGCTATTTGTCTATAGCTTGGTCTAAAATCATGCCCCCATTGTGAAACACAATGAGCTTCATCAATTGCTACTAGTGATATATTTAAAGTTTTTACAAGAGAACAAAACGCTTGTGACTCTAATCTTTCTGGAGCCACATAAATTAGTTTAAAATCCCCCTGGGCTGCATTAAAAATTCTTTCTTCTACTTCAATATTGCTTAAAGAACTATTTATATAAGTTGCTGGTACTTCAAGTTCGTTTAGTGTATCAACCTGGTCCTTCATCAAGGATATAAGTGGTGATATAACAAGAGTAACACCCTCAAATAAAAGTGCTGGCACTTGAAAGCAGATGGACTTTCCTGCTCCTGTGGGCATTATAGCTAAGGTATCTCTATTATTTAAAATACTTTCAATAACTTTTTCCTGTCCTGCTCTAAAGTTATCATATCCAAAATATTTTTTTAAAACAGCTTTTGCGTTCTCTATCATTTATTTTCTCTCTTTCCCTTGTTTTTCACATATAATTATATCCATTAAAAATTTTTTATTCAAATTGAAATATTACTTTTATTATTGGGATTAATCTTTTCTTAGTTAAAAATAAATATATAAATATTAAAATATATAAATATTTACTGTAAAAATCTAAATTTAACTAAAAACTCCTAGTTTAGATTTAACAATATTACTTAAAATAATATGTGTAGAGAAATAACTCAAGGAGGTTTTAATATGTTTGAAATGGCTCCTTTCAGAAGAAACAATAATTTAGCTAAAGGAAATGACTATTTTACCAAGCTATACACAAACTTCTTTGATGATGACTTTTTTAATTCTATGTCTGAATTTGATAACGCCACTGAAGGAAATTTGAGAATTGATTTAAAAGAAACTGATAATAACTATTTAGTTGAAGCTGACCTTCCTGGTGTTAAAAAAGATGCTATTGATATTGAGTATTCCAACAATTATCTAACCATAAATGCTAAGAGAGATGAAACTGCAGAAGATAAAGCCGAAAACTATGTAAGAAAGGAAAGACATTACGGAGAATATAAAAGAAGATTTTATGTGGATAACGTAGATGAAAACAAAGTTGATGCTTCCTTTACTGATGGTGTCCTTAAAATTACTCTACCAAAAGTTCATAATGAATCAGTTAATAGAAAAAAAATTAATATTCATTAAACGAAAGAGGTGCAGCCAAGGCTGCACCTCTTATGTACTTATTCTTGATGAATAACATCCAATCTTCCAAACTTACTGAACTGTCCAAGCCATGCAAGCTTTACAGTTCCAGTTGGACCATTTCTCTGCTTTGCTATTATACACTCAGCTACGCCTCTATCTTCTGATTCCTTATTATAGTACTCATCTCTATATAAGAACATAACTAAGTCAGCATCCTGCTCAATAGATCCAGATTCTCTAAGGTCTGACAGCATAGGTCTATGGTCTGCTCTCTGCTCAGGAGCACGAGAAAGCTGAGAAAGTGCTATAACAGGGCACTGCATTTCTTTTGCTAAAGCCTTTATAGATCTTGATATTTCTGAAACTTCCTGCTGCCTGCTTTCGCCTCCGCTTCCAGTACCAGCGGTCATAAGCTGAAGGTAGTCTATAAGTATCATGTCTATACCATGCTCCATTTTTATTCTTCTACATTTAGAACGCATTTCCATTACAGAAACACCGGCAGTATCATCAATAAATATCTTGGAACCTGCTAATGGTCCTGAAGCTTTAGCTATATTCTCCCAATCCCTATCGTCCAGATTACCTGTTCTAAGCTTAAGCATATCTACGTTAGCCTCTGCACATAAAAGCTTATAAGCAAGCTGCTCCTTTGACATTTCTAGAGAAAATATTACTATGCTCTTATTTGCTCTTAGCGCAGCATATTGGGCAAGGTTAAGTGCAAAAGTTGTCTTACCCATAGAAGGTCTGGCAGCTATAAGCACCATATCACCCTTTTGAAAACCTGAGGTCTTACCATCAAGCTCTGGAAAGCCTGATGGTACACCAGTAAGGTCTCCCTTATTGTTAAACATCTTCTCAATTTGAAGAAAGCCTCTTTCAAGCACTACATTCATAGGCTCAAAGTCACTGCTGCTCTTTTTCTCAGCAATATTAAAAATTCTTTTTTCAGCTAAATCCATTACGGAATCCACATTATCCTGCTTATTATAGCTCTCCTCAATTATTTCAGTTGAAGCTCTAATGAGCTTTCTAAGAGTAGCCTTGTCTTCTACAATCTTTATATATGAATTTAGATTAGCTGTTGTAATAACAGAAGTACAAATTTCACTAATATAAGTTAGTCCTCCTGCTGCCTCAAGCTTTTGAGAAGCATTCAATGCTTCTGTTAATGTTACAAGGTCTACTGGAATATCCTTTTGATAAAGCTCTAATACTACATTAAAAAGAATCTTGTGAGCATCTCTATAGAAATCCTCGCTTTTTAGAGCTTCCGCAGCTGAAGCTATGGCAGTTCTATCAATAAGCATGGCACCAATTACGCATTGCTCTGCTTCAATATTATGAGGTAAACTTCTGAGAGGAGTCTCCATTTAAATCCCTCCCTTAGCCTAAAATACTATTTTCATTAATTGTTCAATATTATCTACAGATTTAACTTCAATATCTGTAAGTCCACTTGGAACCTCTTTTAAGTTATCCTGTGGCACAATAACTGTCTTAATACCTTTTCTTCTGGCTCCATAAATCTTTTCAAATATTCCACCTACAGGCTTAACCTTCCCCCTCAAGGAAATCTCACCTGTTATTGCGATATCTTGTCTTAAAGGCTTTTCTAAAAGTGCACTTACTACACATACTGTAATTGCAGCACCAGCTGAAGGTCCATCTATTTTACCTCCACCTATTACATTTACATGTATATCATAGTCTTTAATATCCTTATCAGTTAACTTTCTGATTACTGAGGCAGCATTAAATACAGAATCCTTTGCCATACTGCCAGCAGTATCATTAAACCTAACCTGTCCAGTTCCATTTTCTTTAGCAGGGAAAACTGCTGCTTCTATCTCTAGAGTAGAACCTATATAACCACTAACTCCTAGTCCATATACATGTCCTATCTCTCTGCTGCTAGCTTCCTTAATATCCTCATAAGGTGTTAATCTGCTAATAGCTATTACTTCGTTTAAATCCTCATGAGTAAGCTTTATCTTATCATCAGCCTTATCTTCATTATTATAAAGTACATATCCATATACATCTGCAAGGATATTAACGGCTTTTCTTCCCTCTATGGTATATCTGCTTATTTCCTTAGCTAATCCTTCTTCTAGCTCAATATTGAGCTTATCAGCAGCATTTATTACTATTTGCTCTATGTCTACTGCTGAAAGAGGTTCAAAATATACTTCTGTGCACCTTGAGCGAAGTGCTGGGTTTATATCTCCTGGTTCTCTTGTGGTAGCACCAATAAGTACAAAATCTGCTGGTGCTCCATTGTCAAATAAATATTTTATATATTTAGGAATATTCTCGTCATCTGGGTCATAATAAGAAGATGTAAATTCTACTCTTTTATCTTCTAATACCTTTAAAAGCTTATTTTGAAGTATTTCGTCAAGTTCTCCAATTTCATCGATAAATAGTACCCCGCCATGAGCTTCTGTAACTAATCCTGGTTTTGGTTCTGGAACCCCTACCTCAGCCAAGTCTCTTTTGCTTCCTTGATATATAGGATCATGAACAGAACCTAGCAGTGGATTAGTAATCTCCCTTGGATCCCATCTCAAGGTAGTTCCATCAACCTCAACAAACTTTGCTGTTTCTAAAAAAGGAGTATGCTTTAATCTTTTAGCTTCCTCTAATGCAAGCCTAGCCGCAGTGGTTTTTCCTACCCCTGGAGGTCCATAAAGTATTATGTGCTGAGGATAAGGTGAAGCCATTTTTGATAATAGAGATTTAATAGCTCTTTCCTGTCCAACAATTTCACTAAAACACTCAGGCCTTAACTGAGACATAAGACTTTTCGTAAGCTTTCTAGAATCTAAAACCTCTAATTGAGCATACTTTTTAAGAGTCTTTGCATTTTCTGGACCCTTTTGCTTTCTAAGTATCCCCATTCTTATTTCATCTACATACTTTTCTTGCTTTTCAAGTAAGCTGGCTTCAACTTCCTTTTCCAGCTCATTTTGTATATATCTTTTAGCTGTAGCATCAACTATATACTTATTTGTACTTTCTATAGCCTCATGAATATTCTTTTCAGTTGGAATTTCACTAAGCCCTTTGCCATCACTAACTATTTTATTTAGAGCATAAATTCTCTTATATACATCTCCACTATGGATATAACCCTGAAGTTTGTACTTTATTATTCTTGACTTTACAGCCCCTTCATCAAGTACTCTATTTATAATTTCAAATAATACATCTATTTGTGACTCCAATGGTATAGTATCTAGTGCATCTTTATTTTCTAAATCGATTTTAAACTGTGACTTCACTGTTTTTCCCCCTCTAGTTTCTGTGGAGTATATACTATTTATCCTTGCTCTAAACTTAAGTCTGTTGACCTATTACTGTTCTAAAATAACAACTTTTATTTTAGTAGAAACTTCAGGATAAATCTTAACTTCCACTTCATATGTTCCTAATTGTCTGATTGTATCAGTTACAATTTTTTTCTTATCTATACTTACTTTATATTGTTTATTTAGCTCATCTGCTATATCTTTGCTTGTTATGGAACCAAATAGTCTTCCGTTATCTCCGGATTTACCTATAATTTTAACTTCTTTTCCTTTAAGCTCATCAGCAAGCTTTTGAGCAGCTTCCAGTTCTGCAAGCTTCTTTCTTCTATCTGCTTCCTTCTTTTGATTTAAAACATTCATATTTGCAGTTGTAGCTTCCTCTGCTAATTTTCTTGGAAACAAGAAATTTCTTGCATGCCCGTCTGAGGCATTTACTATATCACCTTTTTTACCTAAACCTTTTACATCTGCTAATAAAATTACTTTCATTATTTGTCACCTTCCCCTAAGTTTTTATCTATAGCTAATTGCAATTTATCTAATGCATCTTCAGTAGATACATTTTCAAGCTTTGCTCCAGCCATAGTCATGTGCCCGCCTCCGCCTAAAGCTTCCATCATAAGCTGCACATTTATGTCTCCAAGTGACCTTCCGCTGATAAATACCTCATTATCTATTTTAACAATAACAAAGGACGCTTGGATACCTGTAATATTTAGCAGCTCATCCGCTGCTTGTGCAGCTAATACAGTATCTTCAATTTCTGGAGGACATATTGCTATGGCTATGTTATTTTTTACCTTGGCAGCTTTTATAATTTCTGCTCTCTTTAGGTAAGTATTTAAGTCTTCAGAGAATAACCTCTTAATTTCTATAGTGTCTGCACCTAACCTTCTTAAAAATCCTGCTGCCTCGAAAGTTCTTACACCTGTTTTAAAATAAAAGTTCTTGGTATCTACACAAATGCCAGCAAGTAGTGCCTCTGCCTCTATAGGTTTTATTTTAGGATTCTCTATCATATATTGCAGCATTTCAGTAACCAGCTCTGAGGTTGAAGAAGCATAAGTCTCTATATAACTTAGCACTGCCCCCTCAATAAAATCTGGCGAACGCCTATGATGGTCTATTATTACTATCTTTTTGCATTCCTTAACCACATCGATATTTTGTACATAGCTTTTATTATGGACATCTACCACAATTAATAAACTATTCTCATCCATTATATCTCTGCAGTAATCTCCATCTACAAACACATTATCGTAATCTGGATCCTCTTTAAGCTTATTAAGTTGATATTCTATATTACTATTGTTTTTACCTTCTAAAATAATATAGCATTCCTTATTGAGAAGTCTTACAGCACTATAAATTCCAATAGAAGCCCCAAAGCAATCAGTATCAGGCATCTTATGTCCCATTATAAACACTTTACTGCTGCCCTTAATTAAATCCATAAGTGCATGGGATATAACCCTTGCTCTTACCTTAGTTCTCTTTTCCACTTCTTTAGTCTTTCCACCATAGAAAGAGAGCTTCTCAACATTTTTTACAACAACTTGATCACCACCTCGACCAAGTGCTAATTCCTTAGCAGAAGTGGCAAGTGCAAAATTCTCCTGTGGAGTTTTTCCTCCACGGCCTACTCCCATACTTATGGTTACTGCAAGTGTATTCCCATCATTGATTTCTCTTATTGTATCTAATATATCGAACTTCTTATCCATTTCTTTATTGATAGTTATTTCATGAGCAACAAGTACATATTTACTGCTTGAGTACTTTTTCAGCATTCCATTTATACTCTGCGCATAATTATTTATTGTTCTTTCTATATCAGCTATAAGCTGAGGTCTTTTATCTTCCTCAGTAGTCTTAACTACTTCATCTAAATTGTCTACCTCTAAAAGCATTATAACTTCTCTTGAATCCTCTATACTCTTTTCCAGTTTTACTTGTTCAGTAGTATCATAAAAATATAATAGAATTATCTTTTCAGTATCGCCCTTATTGTCGTCAGTATCAACTACACTTGAATGAATATCATAGTATTTATTTTTAAAATTAACATGTCTAAAAACACTCTTCTTTTCATCCAAAATATATCTTACATTTATATCTTTAATAGTATCATTTATACTTCTGCCAAGAATTTCCTCACCCTCAAGCATATTAGAGAAGTTTTGATTATACCAAGCTACATCGCCTTTAGTACCTACTATAACCAAAGGAAATGGAAGATTAACCAGAGTGCTTCTTGTAGCAATATCAAGCTTTGAGGAAAAATCCTCAATGAACCTATTCCATTCATCTTTTTTTACTTTAGAGTGTTTAATATTATACACAACGAGTACTGTATATAA includes these proteins:
- the recQ gene encoding DNA helicase RecQ produces the protein MIENAKAVLKKYFGYDNFRAGQEKVIESILNNRDTLAIMPTGAGKSICFQVPALLFEGVTLVISPLISLMKDQVDTLNELEVPATYINSSLSNIEVEERIFNAAQGDFKLIYVAPERLESQAFCSLVKTLNISLVAIDEAHCVSQWGHDFRPSYRQIASFIKALDTRPVVTAFTATATEEVKYDIIRLLQLNCPAVFTTGFDRENLTFSVIRGENKREYILQYLQENKAETGIIYGATRKEVESTYEWLKDKGFSVGKYHAGLSDEERVNNQEAFLYDDIKIMVATNAFGMGIDKSNVRYVIHYNMPKNMEAYYQEAGRAGRDGEPSECILLFGAQDVLLQKYLIEQNMMNEERKRFEYKRLQNVVDYCHTPKCLRKYILEYFGEENVKENCGNCSTCNDDRELVDITIDAQKIFSCILRMKERYGTTLIAEVLRGSKNKKIYELGFDELSTYGIMKNYTVQEIKDLINVLIADEYLIMTEGQFPMVRLRQKAIDVLKLKEQVFQKVRKKKQKTVTQDSLFEELRALRKEISEREKVPPYIIFADSTLKELSQYMPSSLEDMLNIKGIGEAKLAKYGEVFLEAVNKYKERKSIVIDTESEQKSKVAKGKKEEATPSHIISLDLYRQGKSIEDIAKERNVTNLTIQNHIIQCSVEGHEVDLDRLIPKEHEKLILDKIKEIGAAKLKPLKEALPEEVDYAAIKAVIAKYK
- the hsp18 gene encoding heat shock protein Hsp18, which translates into the protein MFEMAPFRRNNNLAKGNDYFTKLYTNFFDDDFFNSMSEFDNATEGNLRIDLKETDNNYLVEADLPGVKKDAIDIEYSNNYLTINAKRDETAEDKAENYVRKERHYGEYKRRFYVDNVDENKVDASFTDGVLKITLPKVHNESVNRKKINIH
- a CDS encoding replicative DNA helicase, yielding METPLRSLPHNIEAEQCVIGAMLIDRTAIASAAEALKSEDFYRDAHKILFNVVLELYQKDIPVDLVTLTEALNASQKLEAAGGLTYISEICTSVITTANLNSYIKIVEDKATLRKLIRASTEIIEESYNKQDNVDSVMDLAEKRIFNIAEKKSSSDFEPMNVVLERGFLQIEKMFNNKGDLTGVPSGFPELDGKTSGFQKGDMVLIAARPSMGKTTFALNLAQYAALRANKSIVIFSLEMSKEQLAYKLLCAEANVDMLKLRTGNLDDRDWENIAKASGPLAGSKIFIDDTAGVSVMEMRSKCRRIKMEHGIDMILIDYLQLMTAGTGSGGESRQQEVSEISRSIKALAKEMQCPVIALSQLSRAPEQRADHRPMLSDLRESGSIEQDADLVMFLYRDEYYNKESEDRGVAECIIAKQRNGPTGTVKLAWLGQFSKFGRLDVIHQE
- the lonC gene encoding Lon family ATP-dependent protease, whose translation is MKSQFKIDLENKDALDTIPLESQIDVLFEIINRVLDEGAVKSRIIKYKLQGYIHSGDVYKRIYALNKIVSDGKGLSEIPTEKNIHEAIESTNKYIVDATAKRYIQNELEKEVEASLLEKQEKYVDEIRMGILRKQKGPENAKTLKKYAQLEVLDSRKLTKSLMSQLRPECFSEIVGQERAIKSLLSKMASPYPQHIILYGPPGVGKTTAARLALEEAKRLKHTPFLETAKFVEVDGTTLRWDPREITNPLLGSVHDPIYQGSKRDLAEVGVPEPKPGLVTEAHGGVLFIDEIGELDEILQNKLLKVLEDKRVEFTSSYYDPDDENIPKYIKYLFDNGAPADFVLIGATTREPGDINPALRSRCTEVYFEPLSAVDIEQIVINAADKLNIELEEGLAKEISRYTIEGRKAVNILADVYGYVLYNNEDKADDKIKLTHEDLNEVIAISRLTPYEDIKEASSREIGHVYGLGVSGYIGSTLEIEAAVFPAKENGTGQVRFNDTAGSMAKDSVFNAASVIRKLTDKDIKDYDIHVNVIGGGKIDGPSAGAAITVCVVSALLEKPLRQDIAITGEISLRGKVKPVGGIFEKIYGARRKGIKTVIVPQDNLKEVPSGLTDIEVKSVDNIEQLMKIVF
- the rplI gene encoding 50S ribosomal protein L9; the protein is MKVILLADVKGLGKKGDIVNASDGHARNFLFPRKLAEEATTANMNVLNQKKEADRRKKLAELEAAQKLADELKGKEVKIIGKSGDNGRLFGSITSKDIADELNKQYKVSIDKKKIVTDTIRQLGTYEVEVKIYPEVSTKIKVVILEQ
- a CDS encoding DHH family phosphoesterase — its product is MDNKYNDFTTSNRVYMLIIALGILVMFFYGHFIVGFAALALYTVLVVYNIKHSKVKKDEWNRFIEDFSSKLDIATRSTLVNLPFPLVIVGTKGDVAWYNQNFSNMLEGEEILGRSINDTIKDINVRYILDEKKSVFRHVNFKNKYYDIHSSVVDTDDNKGDTEKIILLYFYDTTEQVKLEKSIEDSREVIMLLEVDNLDEVVKTTEEDKRPQLIADIERTINNYAQSINGMLKKYSSSKYVLVAHEITINKEMDKKFDILDTIREINDGNTLAVTISMGVGRGGKTPQENFALATSAKELALGRGGDQVVVKNVEKLSFYGGKTKEVEKRTKVRARVISHALMDLIKGSSKVFIMGHKMPDTDCFGASIGIYSAVRLLNKECYIILEGKNNSNIEYQLNKLKEDPDYDNVFVDGDYCRDIMDENSLLIVVDVHNKSYVQNIDVVKECKKIVIIDHHRRSPDFIEGAVLSYIETYASSTSELVTEMLQYMIENPKIKPIEAEALLAGICVDTKNFYFKTGVRTFEAAGFLRRLGADTIEIKRLFSEDLNTYLKRAEIIKAAKVKNNIAIAICPPEIEDTVLAAQAADELLNITGIQASFVIVKIDNEVFISGRSLGDINVQLMMEALGGGGHMTMAGAKLENVSTEDALDKLQLAIDKNLGEGDK